In a single window of the Streptomyces sp. HUAS ZL42 genome:
- a CDS encoding ABC transporter substrate-binding protein, which translates to MHLAPHVLRRAVATATVALLATAVGCAPQPEGDTAAKPSGATGSTATTCAKGKLATKTSGKLTIATDEPAYEPWFKDDKPANGEGFESAVAYAVAQQLGYDKSGVVWQSVPFNKAFAPGEKTFDFDINQVSISAERKKAVDFSSGYYDVRQAVIALKGSKAAKATSVADLKDVKLGAQVGTTSLNYINDVVKPNQAVAAYAKNDQAKSALKNGQVDAIVVDLPTAFYITAAEVTDAEIVGQFENQGGTPEQFGLVLDKGSALTSCVTGAVDALRKDGTLAKLEKQWLSDAVDAPVLK; encoded by the coding sequence ATGCACCTTGCCCCTCACGTTCTGCGTCGCGCCGTCGCCACCGCCACCGTTGCCCTCCTCGCCACCGCCGTCGGCTGTGCTCCGCAGCCCGAGGGCGACACGGCCGCCAAGCCCTCCGGAGCGACGGGGTCGACCGCGACGACCTGCGCCAAGGGCAAGTTGGCGACCAAGACCTCCGGGAAGCTGACGATCGCCACCGACGAGCCCGCGTACGAGCCTTGGTTCAAGGACGACAAGCCGGCCAACGGCGAGGGCTTCGAGTCGGCTGTCGCGTACGCCGTGGCGCAGCAGCTGGGCTACGACAAGAGCGGCGTCGTCTGGCAGAGCGTGCCCTTCAACAAGGCTTTCGCGCCCGGCGAGAAGACCTTCGACTTCGACATCAACCAGGTGTCGATCAGCGCCGAGCGCAAGAAGGCCGTGGACTTCTCGTCCGGCTACTACGACGTGCGCCAGGCCGTCATCGCGCTGAAGGGCTCCAAGGCCGCGAAGGCGACGAGCGTCGCGGACCTCAAGGACGTCAAGCTGGGCGCCCAGGTCGGCACCACCAGCCTGAACTACATCAACGACGTGGTGAAGCCGAATCAGGCGGTAGCCGCCTACGCCAAGAACGACCAGGCCAAGTCCGCGCTGAAGAACGGCCAGGTCGACGCCATCGTCGTCGACCTGCCGACCGCCTTCTACATCACCGCCGCCGAAGTGACGGACGCCGAGATCGTCGGCCAGTTCGAGAACCAGGGCGGTACGCCCGAGCAGTTCGGGCTCGTGCTCGACAAGGGCAGCGCGCTCACCTCCTGCGTGACGGGCGCCGTGGACGCCCTGCGCAAGGACGGCACCCTGGCGAAGCTCGAGAAGCAGTGGCTCTCGGACGCCGTCGACGCCCCGGTGCTGAAGTGA
- a CDS encoding MBL fold metallo-hydrolase — protein sequence MTYSGEVTVGGPADVHELKDLMITKIAVGPMNNNAYLLRCRATDEQLLIDAANEAGTLLGMIGDDGIASVVTTHQHGDHWQALAEVVAATGARTYAGREDADGIPVPTDVLVDDGDTIRVGRVELTARHLVGHTPGSIVLVYDDPHGHPHVFTGDCLFPGGVGNTRKDPEAFASLIHDVETKIFDVLPDETWVYPGHGNDTTLGAERPQLPEWHARGW from the coding sequence ATGACGTACAGCGGAGAGGTGACGGTCGGCGGCCCGGCGGACGTGCACGAGCTGAAGGACCTGATGATCACCAAGATCGCGGTCGGCCCGATGAACAACAACGCCTATCTGCTGCGCTGCCGGGCCACGGACGAACAGCTGCTGATCGACGCGGCGAACGAGGCGGGCACACTGCTCGGCATGATCGGTGACGACGGCATCGCGTCCGTCGTCACCACCCACCAGCACGGCGACCACTGGCAGGCACTCGCGGAGGTCGTGGCGGCCACGGGCGCGCGGACGTACGCGGGCCGCGAGGACGCCGACGGCATCCCGGTGCCGACCGACGTCCTGGTGGACGACGGCGACACCATCCGGGTGGGGCGCGTGGAACTCACCGCGCGCCATCTGGTCGGGCACACGCCGGGCTCGATCGTCCTCGTCTACGACGACCCGCACGGGCATCCCCATGTGTTCACCGGGGACTGCCTGTTCCCGGGCGGCGTGGGCAACACCCGCAAGGATCCGGAGGCGTTCGCCAGTCTGATCCATGACGTCGAGACGAAGATCTTCGATGTCCTCCCGGACGAGACCTGGGTGTACCCGGGCCACGGGAACGACACCACGCTGGGCGCGGAGCGGCCTCAACTGCCGGAGTGGCACGCGCGGGGGTGGTGA
- a CDS encoding amino acid ABC transporter ATP-binding protein, giving the protein MSDAPVLRMESVRKTFGGSVVLRDVDLEVAPHTVTALIGASGSGKSTLLRCANLLEEIDDGAIWLDGEEITDPRVDPDAVRRRIGVVFQAYNLFPHMTVLENITLAPRRVHGVSRPEAEEHAGELLERLGLAAKAGEYPDRLSGGQQQRVAIVRALAVRPRLLLLDEITAALDPELVGEVLTVVRDLKDEGMTMVLATHEMGFARDVADQVCFLDGGVVLEHGTAEQIFGDPQQERTQRFLRRIVEAGRL; this is encoded by the coding sequence ATGAGCGACGCGCCCGTGCTGCGCATGGAGTCCGTCCGCAAGACATTCGGCGGCTCGGTCGTGCTGCGGGACGTCGACCTGGAGGTCGCCCCGCACACGGTGACCGCGCTGATCGGCGCCTCCGGCTCCGGGAAGTCGACACTGCTGCGGTGCGCCAACCTGCTCGAGGAGATCGACGACGGCGCGATCTGGCTGGACGGCGAGGAGATCACCGACCCACGGGTCGACCCGGACGCGGTACGGCGCCGTATCGGCGTGGTCTTCCAGGCGTACAACCTCTTCCCGCACATGACGGTCCTGGAGAACATCACGCTCGCCCCGCGCCGCGTGCACGGCGTCTCGCGACCGGAGGCCGAGGAGCACGCCGGGGAACTGCTGGAGCGGCTCGGCCTTGCCGCCAAGGCCGGCGAGTATCCGGACCGGCTGAGCGGCGGCCAGCAGCAGCGGGTCGCGATCGTGCGCGCTCTGGCCGTACGTCCCCGGCTGCTGCTGCTCGACGAGATCACCGCCGCCCTCGACCCGGAGCTCGTGGGCGAAGTGCTGACCGTCGTCCGCGACCTCAAGGACGAAGGCATGACCATGGTGCTGGCCACACACGAGATGGGCTTCGCCCGGGACGTCGCCGACCAGGTCTGCTTTCTGGACGGAGGCGTGGTGCTGGAGCACGGCACCGCCGAGCAGATCTTCGGGGATCCGCAGCAGGAGCGCACACAGCGCTTCCTGCGGCGGATCGTGGAGGCTGGACGCCTGTAG
- a CDS encoding carbohydrate kinase: protein MIVVAGEALIDLVPQGPGALAGLKPALGGGPYNTAVALGRLGSPTAFCSRTSYDAFGEALLDGLRQTGVEVSAVQRGVEPTTLAVATIDGNGSAAYSFYVEGTADRLFTVPDRLPAGARAVSFGTCSLVLEPGASAYEELMRTAAAQGLFTALDPNIRAGLIPDADAYRARFERWLPSVSLLKLSEEDAQWLGGTPREWLAAGPSAVVVTHGGDGLTAFTRDGAEYSVPGEKVDVVDTIGAGDTVNAALLHGLSVRNALSPEALAGLGADGWGRLLGFAARAAAITCSRAGAEPPYASELGEM, encoded by the coding sequence GTGATCGTCGTCGCCGGTGAGGCCCTCATAGATCTGGTACCGCAGGGCCCGGGCGCCCTCGCGGGCCTCAAGCCGGCGCTCGGCGGCGGCCCTTACAACACGGCCGTGGCTCTCGGCCGCCTCGGCTCTCCAACGGCCTTCTGCTCCCGCACGTCGTACGACGCGTTCGGCGAGGCCCTGCTCGACGGGCTGCGGCAGACGGGCGTGGAGGTGTCGGCCGTGCAGCGGGGAGTCGAGCCGACCACTCTGGCGGTGGCCACGATCGACGGAAACGGCTCCGCCGCCTACTCCTTCTACGTCGAGGGCACCGCCGACCGGCTGTTCACGGTCCCCGACCGACTCCCCGCCGGGGCCCGCGCGGTGTCCTTCGGGACCTGTTCGCTCGTGCTGGAGCCGGGCGCGAGCGCGTACGAGGAGCTGATGCGGACCGCGGCCGCGCAGGGCCTGTTCACCGCGCTCGACCCGAACATCCGGGCCGGTCTGATCCCCGACGCTGACGCCTACCGGGCCCGGTTCGAGCGCTGGCTGCCGTCCGTGTCGCTGCTCAAGCTCTCCGAGGAGGACGCACAGTGGCTGGGCGGCACCCCGCGTGAGTGGCTGGCCGCCGGTCCCTCGGCCGTCGTCGTCACCCACGGCGGCGACGGGCTGACCGCGTTCACCCGGGACGGCGCGGAGTATTCCGTGCCGGGCGAGAAGGTCGACGTGGTGGACACCATCGGTGCCGGGGACACCGTCAACGCGGCTCTGCTGCACGGCCTGTCCGTACGCAACGCCCTGTCCCCGGAGGCACTCGCCGGCCTGGGCGCCGATGGATGGGGCAGGCTGCTGGGCTTCGCGGCACGCGCGGCGGCGATCACCTGCTCACGGGCGGGAGCGGAGCCGCCGTACGCCTCTGAACTCGGCGAGATGTAG
- a CDS encoding LacI family DNA-binding transcriptional regulator gives MPTMADVARCAGVSVATVSHVLNDTRPVLPHTRQAVLDAIDELGYTPNTLARSLVTSRTRSIGLAVSAISNPYFTEILQGVEAGALEHGYSLLIADPHDDPEHERKIVQLLHERRVDGMIVAPSAAPRELVAYLTRHDVPTVFLDRLIDDTAAGTSRFDQVCAENTEPVAELVTHLAGLGHRRIALVAGLPGLSTTTERIAGYRHGLAAAGLPYDERLLVHGDSTTAGAERATATLLSLAAPPTALITGNNTMTIGALRALNGRGLSVPADIALCCFDDFPWADLFSPRLTAIAQPSKDIGAQAVRVLLERLASPGRPARTVRLACAFVHRSSCGCPEPERPERPEQFKQSEKGTAS, from the coding sequence ATGCCGACCATGGCCGATGTGGCACGGTGCGCCGGTGTGTCCGTGGCCACCGTCTCGCATGTGCTGAACGACACCCGCCCGGTACTCCCCCACACCCGCCAGGCCGTCCTGGACGCCATCGACGAGCTCGGCTACACGCCCAACACGCTCGCCCGCTCCCTGGTGACCTCGCGGACCCGCTCCATCGGGCTCGCCGTGTCGGCGATCAGCAACCCGTACTTCACCGAGATCCTCCAGGGAGTCGAGGCCGGAGCCCTGGAGCACGGCTACAGCCTGCTCATCGCCGATCCGCACGACGACCCGGAGCACGAACGCAAGATCGTCCAGCTGCTCCACGAACGCCGCGTCGACGGCATGATCGTCGCGCCGTCCGCGGCTCCGCGCGAGCTCGTCGCCTACCTGACCCGTCACGATGTGCCGACCGTGTTCCTCGACCGCCTGATCGACGACACGGCGGCCGGCACATCCCGCTTCGACCAGGTCTGCGCCGAGAACACCGAACCGGTGGCCGAGCTGGTCACCCATCTCGCCGGGCTCGGCCATCGCAGGATCGCCCTGGTCGCAGGTCTGCCCGGACTCAGTACCACCACCGAGCGCATCGCCGGCTACCGCCACGGCCTCGCGGCCGCCGGACTCCCCTACGACGAACGCCTCCTGGTGCACGGCGACTCCACGACGGCGGGCGCGGAACGGGCCACCGCCACGCTGCTGTCCCTGGCCGCACCGCCCACCGCGCTGATCACCGGCAACAACACCATGACCATCGGTGCGCTGCGCGCCCTGAACGGCCGTGGCCTGTCCGTGCCCGCCGACATCGCGCTGTGCTGCTTCGACGACTTCCCCTGGGCGGACCTGTTCTCGCCCCGGCTCACAGCGATCGCCCAGCCCAGCAAGGACATCGGCGCCCAGGCGGTCCGCGTGCTCCTGGAGCGACTCGCCTCCCCGGGCCGCCCCGCCCGCACGGTGCGGCTCGCGTGTGCCTTCGTGCACCGGAGTTCGTGCGGCTGTCCCGAGCCGGAGCGGCCGGAGCGGCCCGAGCAGTTCAAGCAGTCCGAGAAAGGAACCGCCTCGTGA
- a CDS encoding TerC/Alx family metal homeostasis membrane protein produces MDVSVTLWVLTIVGLAALIAVDFFIGRKPHDVSIKEAGIWTVVWIALAGLFGLGLLVFGGGQPAGEFFAGFITEKSLSVDNLFVFVLIMAKFAVPSQYQQRVLLVGVLIALVLRAVFIAAGAAIIASFSWVFYLFGAFLIWTAWKLIQEARADEEDEEYEENKLLKAAERRFGVADRYHGTKLWIQQNGKRVMTPMLVVMLAIGTTDVLFALDSIPAIFGLTQDPYIVFTANAFALMGLRQLYFLIGGLLRKLVHLSYGLSIILGFIGVKLVLHALHESGVHVPEISIPVSLGVICSVLIVTTITSLRASRKQSVEAARGESEGAPKDSVEA; encoded by the coding sequence ATGGATGTTTCCGTGACCCTGTGGGTCCTGACCATCGTGGGCCTTGCAGCCCTGATCGCGGTCGACTTCTTCATCGGCCGCAAGCCGCACGACGTGTCGATCAAGGAAGCGGGGATCTGGACGGTCGTCTGGATCGCCCTGGCCGGGCTCTTCGGCCTCGGCCTGCTCGTCTTCGGCGGGGGGCAACCCGCCGGCGAGTTCTTCGCGGGCTTCATCACCGAGAAGTCGCTGAGCGTCGACAACCTCTTCGTCTTCGTCCTGATCATGGCGAAGTTCGCCGTGCCCTCGCAGTACCAGCAGCGCGTGCTGCTCGTCGGCGTGCTCATAGCCCTCGTCCTGCGAGCCGTCTTCATCGCCGCGGGCGCCGCGATCATCGCCAGCTTCTCCTGGGTGTTCTACCTCTTCGGAGCCTTCCTGATCTGGACCGCCTGGAAGCTCATCCAGGAGGCCCGGGCCGATGAGGAGGACGAGGAGTACGAGGAGAACAAGCTGCTCAAGGCCGCCGAGCGCCGCTTCGGTGTGGCCGACCGCTACCACGGCACCAAGCTGTGGATCCAGCAGAACGGCAAGCGGGTCATGACGCCGATGCTGGTCGTGATGCTCGCGATCGGTACGACCGACGTGCTGTTCGCGCTCGACTCGATCCCAGCGATCTTCGGTCTGACCCAGGACCCGTACATCGTCTTCACGGCCAACGCCTTCGCGCTGATGGGCCTGAGGCAGCTGTACTTCCTCATCGGCGGCCTGCTGAGGAAGCTCGTCCACCTGAGCTACGGCCTGTCGATCATTCTGGGCTTCATCGGCGTCAAGCTGGTGCTGCACGCCCTGCACGAGTCCGGGGTGCACGTTCCCGAGATCAGCATCCCGGTGTCTCTCGGCGTCATCTGCTCGGTCCTGATCGTCACCACGATCACCAGCCTGCGGGCGTCCCGGAAGCAGTCGGTCGAGGCGGCGCGGGGCGAGAGCGAAGGCGCTCCGAAGGACAGCGTCGAAGCCTGA
- a CDS encoding amino acid ABC transporter permease — protein MTVTKQESGQGGADDKGDMPGGDDGYVPSRRRLDRERHKRARARRATAIAALSTLVTGVVLFLVVVNAPGWPRTKETFFNGQYAREALPKVLEGLWLNVRLLLICGVAVLVLGMLIAIARTLRGPVFFPLRALAAAYTDFFRGLPLIINLMIVVLGVPALRLQGVTVDPVLLGGTALTLTYSAYVAEVFRAGIESVHPSQRAAARSLGLSNRQALRYVVLPQAVRRQVPPLLNDLVSLQKDTGLVSIGGAVDAVRAADIIVGRSLNYTPYIVAGLVFVALTIPMTRFTDWVTARMDRQRAQGGSL, from the coding sequence GTGACGGTGACGAAGCAGGAGTCCGGCCAGGGCGGCGCGGACGACAAGGGTGACATGCCCGGCGGGGACGACGGCTACGTCCCGTCGCGGCGCCGGCTGGACCGCGAGCGCCACAAGCGCGCCCGCGCCCGCCGCGCCACGGCGATCGCCGCGCTCTCGACCCTCGTCACCGGCGTCGTGCTCTTCCTGGTCGTCGTCAACGCGCCCGGCTGGCCGCGCACCAAGGAGACTTTCTTCAACGGGCAGTACGCGCGCGAGGCGCTGCCCAAGGTCCTCGAAGGGCTGTGGCTGAACGTCCGGCTGCTGCTGATCTGCGGTGTCGCGGTGCTGGTCCTCGGCATGCTGATCGCGATCGCCCGGACACTGCGCGGCCCGGTGTTCTTCCCGCTGCGGGCGCTGGCCGCCGCGTACACCGACTTCTTCCGCGGGCTGCCGCTGATCATCAACCTGATGATCGTGGTCCTGGGCGTTCCGGCGCTCCGGCTGCAGGGCGTCACGGTCGATCCGGTCCTGCTGGGCGGTACGGCGCTGACGCTGACGTATTCGGCCTACGTCGCCGAGGTGTTCCGCGCCGGCATCGAGTCCGTGCATCCCTCGCAGCGCGCCGCGGCCCGTTCTCTGGGCCTCAGCAACCGGCAGGCGCTGCGGTACGTCGTGCTGCCCCAGGCCGTACGGCGCCAAGTGCCGCCCCTGCTCAACGACCTGGTGTCGCTCCAGAAGGACACCGGTCTCGTGTCGATCGGCGGTGCGGTCGACGCCGTACGGGCCGCCGACATCATCGTGGGCCGCAGCCTCAACTACACGCCGTACATCGTCGCGGGTCTGGTCTTCGTGGCGCTGACCATTCCGATGACCCGCTTCACCGACTGGGTGACGGCCCGTATGGACCGTCAGCGCGCCCAGGGAGGTTCCCTATGA
- the aroQ gene encoding type II 3-dehydroquinate dehydratase has protein sequence MPRTLANAPIMILNGPNLNLLGQRQPEIYGSDTLADVEAMCAKAAAAHGGTVDFRQSNHEGELVDWIHEARLNHCGIVINPGAYSHTSVAILDALNTCDGMPVLEVHISNIHKRESFRHHSYVSLRADGVIAGCGVQGYVFGVERVAALVGAAQADA, from the coding sequence GTGCCCCGCACCCTGGCCAACGCCCCGATCATGATTCTCAACGGCCCCAACCTGAACCTGCTCGGGCAGCGCCAGCCGGAGATCTACGGTTCCGACACGCTCGCCGACGTCGAGGCGATGTGCGCCAAGGCGGCGGCCGCGCACGGCGGCACGGTGGACTTCCGTCAGTCCAACCACGAGGGCGAGCTGGTCGACTGGATCCACGAGGCGCGGCTCAACCACTGCGGGATCGTCATCAACCCGGGGGCCTACTCGCACACGTCCGTCGCGATTCTGGACGCGCTCAACACCTGTGACGGCATGCCGGTGTTGGAGGTCCATATCTCCAACATCCACAAGCGCGAGTCGTTCCGGCACCACTCGTACGTCTCGCTGCGCGCGGACGGCGTCATCGCGGGCTGCGGGGTGCAGGGCTATGTGTTCGGTGTGGAGCGGGTCGCCGCACTCGTGGGCGCGGCCCAGGCCGACGCGTAG
- the uvrA gene encoding excinuclease ABC subunit UvrA, which translates to MADRLIVRGAREHNLKNVSLDLPRDSLIVFTGLSGSGKSSLAFDTIFAEGQRRYVESLSSYARQFLGQMDKPDVDFIEGLSPAVSIDQKSTSRNPRSTVGTITEVYDYLRLLFARIGKPHCPECGRPISRQSPQAIVDRVLELPEGSRFQVLSPLVRERKGEFVDLFADLQTKGYSRARVDGETIQLSNPPTLKKQEKHTIEVVVDRLTVKDSAKRRLTDSVETALGLSGGMVVLDFVDLSEDDPERERMYSEHLYCPYDDLSFEELEPRSFSFNSPFGACPECTGIGTRMEVDPELIVPDEDKSLDEGAIHPWSHGHTKDYFGRLIGALADALGFRTDIPFAGLPQRAKKALLHGHKTQIEVRYRNRYGRERVYTTPFEGAVPFVKRRHSEAESDASRERFEGYMREVPCPTCEGTRLKPIVLAVTIMDKSIAEVSAMSISDCADFLGELKLNARDKKIAERVLKEVNERLRFLVDVGLDYLSLNRAAGTLSGGEAQRIRLATQIGSGLVGVLYVLDEPSIGLHQRDNHRLIETLVRLRDMGNTLIVVEHDEDTIKTADWIVDIGPGAGEHGGKVVHSGSLKELLANAESQTGQYLAGRKSIPLPDIRRPRDPSRQLTVHGARENNLQDIDVSFPLSLFTAVTGVSGSGKSTLVNDILYTHLARELNGARSVPGRHTRVDGDDLVDKVVHVDQSPIGRTPRSNPATYTGVFDHIRKLFAETTEAKVRGYMPGRFSFNVKGGRCENCAGDGTIKIEMNFLPDVYVPCEVCHGARYNRETLEVHYKGRSISEVLNMPIEEAMDFFEAVPAINRHLRTLNDVGLGYVRLGQSATTLSGGEAQRVKLASELQKRSTGRTVYVLDEPTTGLHFEDISKLLKVLSGLVDKGNTVIVIEHNLDVIKTADWVVDMGPEGGAGGGLVIAEGTPEQVAGVPASHTGKFLREILGADRISDAEPVKAPRRTAAKKTVAARTTNNTVTKKAAAVTKKAAPAKKTTRARKA; encoded by the coding sequence GTGGCCGACCGTCTCATCGTCCGTGGCGCGCGCGAGCACAACCTGAAGAACGTCTCGCTCGACCTGCCGCGCGACTCGCTCATCGTCTTCACGGGCCTGTCGGGGTCGGGCAAGTCCTCGCTGGCCTTCGACACCATCTTCGCCGAGGGGCAGCGCCGTTACGTGGAGTCGCTGTCGTCTTACGCGCGGCAGTTCCTCGGCCAGATGGACAAGCCGGACGTCGACTTCATCGAAGGCCTCTCCCCGGCGGTCTCCATCGACCAGAAGTCGACCTCGCGCAACCCGCGCTCGACGGTCGGCACCATCACCGAGGTCTACGACTACCTGCGTCTGCTCTTCGCGCGCATCGGAAAGCCGCACTGTCCCGAGTGCGGCCGCCCGATCTCGCGCCAGTCACCGCAGGCCATCGTCGACAGGGTCCTGGAGCTCCCGGAGGGGAGCCGCTTCCAGGTGCTGTCGCCGCTGGTGCGCGAGCGCAAGGGCGAGTTCGTCGACCTCTTCGCGGATCTCCAGACCAAGGGCTACTCCCGCGCGCGGGTGGACGGCGAGACCATCCAGCTGTCCAACCCGCCGACGCTGAAGAAGCAGGAGAAGCACACCATCGAGGTGGTCGTCGACCGCCTCACGGTGAAGGACTCCGCCAAGCGCCGCCTCACCGATTCCGTGGAGACCGCCCTCGGACTGTCCGGCGGCATGGTCGTGCTCGACTTCGTCGACCTCTCCGAGGACGACCCCGAGCGCGAGCGCATGTACTCGGAGCACCTGTACTGCCCGTACGACGACCTGTCCTTCGAGGAACTCGAGCCCCGCTCCTTCTCCTTCAACTCGCCCTTCGGCGCCTGCCCCGAGTGCACCGGCATCGGCACGCGTATGGAGGTCGACCCCGAGCTGATCGTCCCGGACGAGGACAAGTCCCTCGACGAGGGCGCCATCCATCCCTGGTCGCACGGCCACACCAAGGACTACTTCGGCCGCCTCATCGGCGCTCTCGCGGACGCGCTGGGATTCCGGACGGACATCCCCTTCGCGGGTCTCCCGCAGCGCGCCAAGAAGGCTCTCCTCCACGGCCACAAGACGCAGATCGAGGTCCGCTACCGCAACCGGTACGGACGCGAGCGTGTGTACACGACGCCCTTCGAGGGCGCCGTCCCCTTCGTCAAGCGCCGGCACAGCGAGGCCGAGAGCGACGCCAGCCGCGAGCGCTTCGAGGGCTATATGCGCGAGGTGCCCTGCCCCACCTGTGAGGGCACGCGCCTCAAGCCGATCGTCCTCGCGGTCACGATCATGGACAAGTCGATCGCCGAGGTCTCCGCGATGTCCATCAGCGACTGCGCGGACTTCCTGGGCGAACTGAAACTCAACGCCCGTGACAAGAAGATCGCCGAGCGCGTGCTGAAGGAGGTCAACGAGCGGCTGCGGTTCCTGGTCGACGTCGGCCTGGACTACCTCTCCCTGAACCGCGCGGCCGGCACCCTCTCCGGCGGCGAGGCCCAGCGCATCCGCCTGGCCACCCAGATCGGCTCCGGACTCGTCGGCGTCCTGTACGTCCTCGACGAGCCGTCCATCGGCCTGCACCAGCGAGACAACCACCGGCTCATCGAGACCCTGGTCCGGCTGCGCGACATGGGCAACACGCTCATCGTCGTCGAGCACGACGAGGACACCATCAAGACCGCCGACTGGATCGTCGACATCGGTCCCGGCGCCGGTGAGCACGGCGGCAAGGTCGTGCACAGCGGCTCCCTGAAGGAGCTGCTCGCCAACGCCGAGTCGCAGACCGGCCAGTACCTGGCGGGCAGGAAGTCCATCCCGCTGCCGGACATCCGGCGCCCCCGCGACCCGTCCCGGCAGCTCACGGTGCACGGCGCCCGCGAGAACAACCTCCAGGACATCGACGTGTCCTTCCCGCTGAGCCTGTTCACCGCGGTCACGGGCGTCTCCGGCTCCGGCAAGTCGACGCTGGTCAACGACATCCTGTACACCCACCTGGCCCGCGAGCTGAACGGCGCGCGCAGCGTGCCGGGGCGGCACACGCGCGTGGACGGTGACGACCTCGTCGACAAGGTCGTCCACGTCGACCAGTCGCCCATCGGCCGCACTCCCCGGTCGAACCCGGCGACGTACACCGGCGTCTTCGACCACATCCGCAAGCTGTTCGCGGAGACGACCGAGGCGAAGGTCCGCGGCTACATGCCCGGCCGCTTCTCCTTCAACGTCAAGGGCGGCCGCTGCGAGAACTGCGCGGGCGACGGCACCATCAAGATCGAGATGAACTTCCTCCCGGACGTGTACGTCCCGTGCGAGGTCTGCCACGGCGCCCGCTACAACCGGGAGACCCTGGAGGTCCATTACAAGGGCAGGTCCATCTCCGAGGTCCTGAACATGCCGATCGAGGAGGCCATGGACTTCTTCGAGGCCGTCCCGGCGATCAACCGCCACCTCAGGACGCTGAACGACGTCGGTCTCGGCTATGTCCGGCTCGGCCAGTCCGCGACCACCCTGTCCGGCGGTGAGGCCCAGCGGGTGAAGCTCGCCAGCGAGCTGCAGAAGCGCTCCACCGGCCGTACGGTCTACGTCCTGGACGAGCCGACCACGGGACTGCACTTCGAGGACATCAGCAAGCTGCTGAAGGTTCTGTCCGGCCTGGTCGACAAGGGCAACACGGTCATTGTCATCGAGCACAACCTCGACGTGATCAAGACCGCCGACTGGGTCGTCGACATGGGCCCCGAGGGCGGCGCCGGCGGCGGTCTGGTCATCGCCGAGGGCACGCCGGAGCAGGTCGCCGGAGTCCCCGCCAGCCACACGGGCAAGTTCCTGCGGGAGATCCTCGGCGCCGACCGGATCAGCGACGCGGAACCGGTGAAGGCCCCGCGCAGGACCGCCGCGAAGAAGACGGTCGCGGCCAGGACGACCAACAACACGGTCACGAAGAAGGCGGCCGCGGTCACGAAGAAGGCCGCCCCGGCGAAGAAGACGACGCGGGCGCGGAAGGCCTGA
- a CDS encoding maleylpyruvate isomerase family mycothiol-dependent enzyme, giving the protein MIDHAHDLASVRDATERVLTAAAKLDNASVAEPSRLPGWTRGHILAHLARNADALVNVLEGRPMYASADARDSDIERDAPRPLDVQLADVRESAARFQEAGAAPADWSRTVELRNGVTDSASRVPFRRWVEVELHHVDLGIGYELEDLPAEFTEREIDFLADRFTGHPDVPPTRLTDGTRAWRTGREGTEPEVGITGSGADLLGWLAGRRDGSGLSVTGGRLPALPPL; this is encoded by the coding sequence ATGATTGATCACGCTCATGACCTGGCGTCTGTACGTGACGCGACGGAACGGGTGCTGACCGCAGCCGCCAAACTGGACAACGCCTCCGTGGCCGAGCCGTCACGGCTCCCGGGCTGGACCCGCGGCCACATCCTCGCCCATCTCGCCCGCAACGCGGACGCCCTCGTGAACGTCCTCGAGGGGCGGCCCATGTACGCCTCCGCCGACGCCCGGGACTCCGACATCGAGCGGGACGCCCCACGCCCCCTCGACGTCCAGCTCGCCGACGTGCGGGAGAGCGCGGCCCGCTTCCAGGAGGCGGGAGCCGCCCCCGCGGACTGGTCGCGCACGGTGGAGCTGCGCAACGGGGTCACCGACTCCGCGTCGCGCGTGCCGTTCCGGCGGTGGGTGGAGGTGGAGCTGCACCACGTCGATCTCGGGATCGGGTACGAGCTGGAGGATCTGCCGGCGGAGTTCACGGAGCGGGAGATCGACTTCCTCGCCGACCGGTTCACCGGGCACCCCGACGTGCCGCCCACACGTCTCACGGACGGCACGCGCGCGTGGCGCACGGGCCGGGAGGGGACCGAGCCGGAGGTCGGCATCACCGGAAGCGGGGCCGACCTGCTCGGATGGCTCGCCGGCCGCCGCGACGGCTCCGGACTCAGCGTGACGGGCGGGCGACTGCCGGCGCTTCCCCCGCTGTAG